Proteins encoded together in one Streptomyces umbrinus window:
- a CDS encoding aminotransferase class I/II-fold pyridoxal phosphate-dependent enzyme, with amino-acid sequence MYDVVVVGGRLAGAATAAHLSKQGRSVLLLEKDTFPKDVLSTHFMWPRGTSYLARLGVLDRVVPVAPFFEEVDLVIEGVSIRSGVAEEDLRNRFRSLHGDDKDVVNASFSARRDLLDDLLLAYAAECGVEVRQGARMTELVEEDGRVVGVRWRSSPDGPETTKRARIVVGADGRRSHVARLAGAARKDVRRNGSFACYTYLDSHLLKVPTLRRRGRLGMALSPTSGGQTMALVYGPSDWYQAFRQDSAAHFAQALDYVSPDMAALVDGATRVSGFFMTNDQTPFIREVSGDGWALVGDAASFKDPATASGMTHALRDAELLAQTIGPALAAGDDLTRSLSDYRERRHLDSWKYYDFVCSQAEMRATEASEVNLFRAASSDLRHASTLLGVFSDTVDPDAVFSVDSMQRILSSNSSVAPPADEPTVASDSNPFAAQDTAEDEHLALTHTVRSFASPTGSRLLERVEPFHRWYSARVESETWLYSRTLAAAPLSTTRLLDAGGRVLEGINFASQDYLGLSNHPEVVEAATAAIAEFGVHSAGSAAAIGNTVHSRRLEQSIAELVETDHVVLFPTGWAAAYGPINALVRHYDHVVMDHYAHASLSQGAHAASRNVHRVPHLDNEAVHAVLRELRDRDPHHAILVVTEGLFSMNADSPDLARLQDICHEYEATLLVDVAHDLGSTGPGGQGQIGIQQLAGQVDLVMGSFSKTFASNGGFVATASPAVRSYIETYATSHVFSNALSPAQAAAADAALRIAMSPEGARLRRQTLDAASALREALADHGLACLGSPGPIVPAVIGDERVARLTHRNLRPRGVAAMVVEYPVVPSGSARLRLQVMPSHTPEQAGQAAAAIAAAVSEARTAIDSLDAASGLARPDSR; translated from the coding sequence ATGTATGACGTTGTAGTGGTGGGCGGGCGCCTGGCGGGCGCCGCCACGGCAGCTCATCTCAGCAAACAAGGGCGAAGTGTCCTCCTCCTGGAGAAGGACACTTTTCCCAAGGACGTGCTTTCGACGCACTTCATGTGGCCCCGCGGCACCAGCTACCTGGCTCGACTCGGCGTCCTGGACCGGGTCGTCCCGGTGGCCCCCTTCTTCGAGGAGGTGGACCTGGTGATCGAAGGCGTCAGCATCCGCTCCGGAGTGGCGGAGGAGGACCTGCGTAACCGATTCCGCAGCTTGCACGGGGACGACAAGGACGTCGTCAACGCCTCATTCTCCGCCCGCCGCGACCTGCTGGACGACCTGCTGCTCGCGTACGCGGCTGAGTGCGGCGTCGAGGTCCGGCAGGGCGCGCGGATGACCGAACTGGTCGAGGAGGACGGCCGGGTGGTGGGCGTGCGGTGGCGGTCGAGCCCCGACGGGCCCGAGACGACCAAGCGGGCCAGGATCGTCGTCGGCGCCGACGGCCGCCGCTCGCACGTGGCACGGCTGGCAGGCGCCGCGCGCAAGGACGTGCGGCGCAACGGATCCTTCGCCTGCTACACATACCTCGACAGCCACCTTCTGAAGGTTCCCACGCTCCGGCGCCGGGGGCGTCTCGGTATGGCGTTAAGCCCGACCAGCGGCGGCCAGACGATGGCGTTGGTCTACGGCCCCAGTGACTGGTACCAGGCCTTCCGGCAGGACAGCGCGGCCCATTTCGCCCAGGCGCTGGACTACGTCAGCCCAGACATGGCGGCCCTGGTCGACGGCGCGACACGCGTCTCCGGATTCTTCATGACCAACGACCAGACCCCCTTCATCCGCGAGGTGTCCGGCGACGGCTGGGCTCTGGTCGGGGACGCGGCATCGTTCAAGGACCCAGCCACCGCCAGCGGCATGACGCACGCCCTCAGGGACGCCGAACTGCTCGCCCAGACCATTGGCCCCGCCCTCGCCGCCGGAGACGACCTCACGAGGTCGCTGTCGGACTACCGCGAGCGCCGTCACCTCGACAGCTGGAAGTACTACGACTTCGTCTGTTCCCAGGCCGAGATGCGGGCAACAGAGGCCTCTGAGGTAAACCTGTTCCGCGCGGCGAGCTCCGACCTGCGCCACGCCAGCACACTCCTCGGAGTGTTCAGCGACACGGTCGACCCCGACGCCGTCTTCTCCGTCGACAGCATGCAGCGCATCCTGTCCTCGAACTCCAGCGTCGCCCCTCCGGCGGACGAACCGACCGTGGCGTCCGACAGCAACCCGTTCGCCGCACAGGACACAGCGGAGGACGAGCACCTGGCACTCACTCACACGGTGCGCAGCTTCGCCTCCCCGACCGGCAGCCGACTACTGGAGCGGGTGGAGCCGTTCCACCGCTGGTACAGCGCCCGCGTCGAATCGGAGACGTGGCTGTACTCCAGGACCCTTGCCGCTGCGCCGCTGTCCACGACCCGGCTCCTCGATGCCGGTGGGCGGGTCCTGGAGGGGATCAACTTCGCCTCCCAGGATTACCTGGGGCTGAGCAACCACCCCGAGGTGGTCGAGGCGGCGACCGCCGCCATCGCCGAGTTCGGTGTGCACAGCGCCGGTTCGGCAGCGGCCATCGGCAACACCGTCCATTCCCGGCGCCTTGAACAGAGCATCGCCGAACTCGTGGAAACGGACCATGTCGTCCTCTTCCCGACCGGCTGGGCCGCCGCGTACGGACCGATCAACGCCCTGGTCCGCCACTACGACCACGTGGTCATGGACCACTATGCCCACGCCAGCCTCTCCCAGGGGGCCCACGCCGCCTCGCGCAACGTCCACCGGGTGCCGCACCTGGACAACGAAGCCGTCCACGCCGTACTGCGCGAACTGCGCGACCGGGATCCCCACCACGCCATTCTGGTCGTCACCGAAGGCCTCTTCTCCATGAACGCCGACAGCCCCGACCTCGCCCGGCTCCAGGACATCTGCCACGAGTACGAGGCGACCCTCCTCGTCGACGTCGCCCACGACCTCGGATCCACCGGCCCCGGAGGGCAGGGCCAGATCGGGATCCAACAGCTCGCCGGCCAAGTCGACCTGGTGATGGGCAGCTTCTCCAAGACCTTCGCCTCCAACGGAGGCTTTGTGGCCACTGCCTCGCCCGCCGTCCGAAGCTACATCGAGACCTACGCCACCTCGCACGTCTTCTCCAACGCCTTGTCGCCCGCCCAGGCCGCGGCAGCCGACGCCGCATTGCGGATCGCGATGTCCCCGGAAGGAGCACGGCTGCGCCGGCAGACACTCGACGCCGCGTCGGCACTGCGTGAAGCTCTGGCCGACCACGGACTGGCCTGCCTGGGCAGCCCGGGTCCGATCGTTCCCGCCGTCATCGGCGACGAACGCGTAGCACGCCTCACACACCGTAATCTGCGCCCGCGCGGAGTGGCGGCCATGGTCGTCGAATACCCCGTGGTGCCAAGCGGCTCCGCCAGACTGCGCCTACAGGTCATGCCGTCCCACACGCCCGAACAAGCCGGGCAGGCCGCCGCCGCGATCGCCGCGGCGGTGTCCGAGGC
- a CDS encoding IS110 family transposase yields MARQDVKDEVLYLRAAGLDLGKRFLLACVRTPCLKRPGTWTLETERFATTPAEIRRLLAWLLERRVEVVVLEATSDYWRHLYYTLQPHLNLMLVNPAHLKGIRGRKSDPSDAAFLARAGASGMVMGSFVPEREIRELRDLTRRRTQLITARGQEAQRLEKELEDTGMKLSSVLSDITGASGRAIINALIGGERDPQALADLAIRRARSKIPALVEALDGTFTEHHAFMCRHYLDEIDHLTATADQLDQRITALLTRLEHNKDIENLDTIPGIGPAAAEIIIAETGGDMTQFATAGHLASWIGVCPGMNESAGVTKSARTRNGNSNLKRLLGIAAMSVTRNKDCYLSAYYRRIAARRGRQRALVAVMRKLAVAIWHILRHKTRYQDLGADYFTRRDPERAMRRMTKEANRLGLTVRFEPIAATA; encoded by the coding sequence ATGGCCAGACAGGACGTGAAGGACGAGGTCCTCTATCTGCGGGCGGCGGGGCTGGATCTGGGCAAGCGGTTCCTGCTGGCGTGCGTACGCACGCCGTGCTTGAAGCGGCCGGGAACCTGGACGCTGGAGACCGAGCGGTTCGCCACCACCCCGGCCGAGATCCGGCGTCTGCTGGCCTGGCTACTCGAGCGCCGGGTCGAGGTGGTGGTGCTCGAGGCCACCTCGGACTACTGGCGCCACCTCTACTACACCTTGCAGCCGCATCTGAACCTGATGCTGGTCAACCCGGCCCACCTCAAGGGCATTCGGGGGCGCAAGAGCGACCCCAGCGACGCCGCGTTCCTGGCCCGGGCGGGCGCCTCGGGCATGGTGATGGGCTCCTTCGTGCCCGAGCGGGAGATCCGCGAACTGCGGGACCTGACCCGCCGCCGCACGCAGCTCATCACGGCACGCGGGCAGGAGGCCCAGCGGCTGGAGAAGGAACTCGAGGACACCGGCATGAAGCTGTCCTCGGTGCTCAGCGACATCACCGGGGCCAGCGGACGCGCCATCATCAACGCACTGATCGGCGGCGAGCGTGACCCCCAGGCGCTGGCCGACCTGGCCATCCGGCGGGCCCGCAGCAAGATCCCGGCCCTGGTTGAGGCACTGGACGGCACGTTCACCGAGCACCACGCGTTCATGTGCCGGCACTACCTCGACGAGATCGACCACCTCACCGCCACGGCCGACCAGCTGGACCAGCGGATCACCGCGCTGCTGACCCGCCTGGAGCACAACAAGGACATCGAGAACCTGGACACCATCCCCGGCATCGGCCCCGCGGCGGCTGAGATCATCATCGCTGAGACCGGTGGGGACATGACCCAGTTCGCCACCGCCGGCCATCTCGCCTCCTGGATCGGGGTCTGCCCGGGCATGAACGAATCCGCCGGCGTCACCAAATCCGCCCGTACCCGCAACGGCAACAGCAACCTGAAACGGCTGTTGGGCATCGCCGCGATGTCGGTGACCCGGAACAAGGACTGCTATCTCAGCGCCTACTACCGGCGCATCGCCGCCCGCCGCGGACGACAGCGGGCCCTGGTCGCGGTGATGCGCAAACTCGCCGTCGCGATCTGGCACATCCTCCGCCACAAGACCCGCTACCAGGACCTCGGCGCCGACTACTTCACCCGCCGCGACCCTGAACGCGCCATGCGTCGCATGACCAAGGAAGCCAACCGCCTCGGCCTCACCGTCCGCTTCGAGCCCATCGCAGCAACGGCCTGA
- a CDS encoding SDR family NAD(P)-dependent oxidoreductase codes for MSQTVLITGGTSGIGLSLAQSFVELGASVVVCGRSQAALDRFAQAHPQALAVRADVTDAADRAALLQAVADRFGRLDVLVNNAGTFEERDYAAGKNPNATLDDEVALNLTAPIHLTGEVLERWPSLDAIVFITSGFALVSPTRAPTHGAVKAGLHGFADGLRRQLAPQSHTHVLEVLPPSTDTPMNAEATGKKLTPAQVAAVTMKALRRGRNMAFPGQTKVMPAMLRIAPGTLRRVVAEL; via the coding sequence GTGTCACAGACCGTACTCATCACTGGCGGAACCTCAGGCATCGGCTTGAGCCTCGCGCAATCCTTCGTGGAGCTCGGGGCGTCTGTCGTCGTTTGCGGGCGTTCGCAGGCTGCGCTTGACCGATTCGCGCAGGCACACCCGCAGGCGCTGGCCGTGCGGGCCGATGTGACGGACGCAGCCGATCGGGCAGCGTTGTTGCAAGCAGTCGCTGATCGCTTCGGGCGTTTGGACGTGTTGGTCAACAACGCCGGTACGTTCGAGGAACGAGACTATGCCGCCGGCAAGAACCCCAACGCGACTCTCGATGACGAGGTGGCGCTAAACCTCACCGCCCCCATCCACTTGACGGGTGAAGTGCTCGAGCGATGGCCATCGCTCGACGCGATCGTATTCATCACCTCGGGGTTCGCTTTGGTCTCGCCCACTCGCGCGCCTACCCACGGCGCGGTGAAGGCCGGCCTGCACGGCTTTGCGGACGGCTTGCGCCGTCAACTCGCCCCGCAGAGTCACACCCATGTCCTCGAGGTCCTCCCACCGTCTACAGACACGCCCATGAACGCCGAAGCCACGGGGAAGAAACTGACTCCCGCACAGGTGGCAGCGGTCACGATGAAAGCTCTTCGGCGGGGGCGGAACATGGCATTCCCCGGTCAGACGAAAGTCATGCCCGCCATGCTGCGCATCGCGCCCGGCACACTACGACGCGTCGTCGCCGAGCTCTGA
- a CDS encoding TetR/AcrR family transcriptional regulator: MCSTTPTPPGRPRAFDIDEALDRAVLVFWSKGFEGASLDDLTEAMGISRPSLYRAFGSKEDLFHKALERYTEGLTAYFARALAEPTSAAVATAVLHGAVEAATMPGLPTGCLGVQGALVTGDESRPVRDALIAWREDGIAHLTRRFQQAVDAGDLPPSADPHLLALYLRTVANGIAVQAASGSSRPELLQVANLALGSWPKP, translated from the coding sequence ATGTGCTCGACGACACCGACCCCTCCTGGCAGGCCTCGCGCGTTCGACATCGACGAGGCACTCGATCGTGCAGTCCTGGTGTTCTGGTCAAAGGGTTTCGAGGGCGCCAGCCTTGACGACCTCACCGAAGCGATGGGTATCAGCCGCCCCAGCCTGTACAGGGCCTTCGGTAGCAAAGAAGACCTCTTCCACAAGGCGCTGGAGCGGTACACCGAGGGCTTGACCGCCTACTTCGCCCGAGCTCTGGCAGAGCCCACAAGTGCAGCAGTGGCTACTGCCGTGCTCCACGGGGCGGTCGAGGCGGCAACCATGCCGGGATTGCCCACGGGCTGCCTTGGCGTGCAGGGTGCGTTGGTCACCGGGGACGAGAGCCGCCCAGTCCGAGACGCACTCATCGCATGGCGCGAGGATGGGATAGCCCACTTGACGCGCCGGTTTCAACAGGCGGTGGACGCCGGTGACCTTCCGCCTTCCGCAGATCCTCATCTTCTTGCGCTCTACCTGAGAACAGTCGCCAATGGGATTGCCGTCCAGGCCGCGAGTGGTAGTTCCCGCCCTGAGCTGCTGCAAGTCGCGAACCTCGCGTTGGGCAGCTGGCCAAAGCCGTAG
- a CDS encoding enoyl-CoA hydratase/isomerase family protein, with translation MPHLTLTVTDGIADVVLNNPPQNRIDRQMADELAAATEDITRRNARAVLLRAGGPDFCFGGDIVDWPDLSTAELRALFEHYMDVFNAFERLPIPVIAAVQGRCSGGGFELALRADVIIAAESAHFGHPEQTLGIVTLLGGIYRVAERAGRARAFEWALTSEQIPARTMADVGVVNRVVADDTLLQEATDLARKLADGPTRAHAAHKALLQVWAANGTTAADQVMFDLAMPLFETQDAKAGLASAVTAYKAGRPRPALEFHGR, from the coding sequence ATGCCCCACCTCACCCTTACCGTCACCGACGGCATCGCCGACGTGGTCCTGAACAACCCGCCTCAGAATCGGATCGACCGGCAGATGGCCGACGAACTCGCCGCCGCGACCGAGGACATCACCCGACGCAACGCCCGCGCCGTCCTCCTGCGCGCCGGCGGACCCGACTTCTGCTTCGGCGGCGACATCGTCGACTGGCCCGACCTGAGCACCGCGGAACTCCGGGCCCTTTTCGAGCACTACATGGATGTCTTCAACGCCTTCGAACGGCTCCCCATCCCCGTGATCGCCGCCGTCCAGGGACGGTGCTCGGGCGGCGGCTTCGAGCTCGCCCTGCGCGCGGACGTCATCATCGCCGCCGAATCTGCACACTTCGGCCACCCGGAACAGACGCTCGGCATCGTCACCCTCCTGGGCGGCATCTACCGCGTCGCCGAACGCGCGGGACGGGCCCGGGCCTTCGAGTGGGCACTCACCTCCGAGCAGATCCCCGCGCGGACCATGGCGGATGTCGGCGTCGTCAACCGCGTCGTGGCCGACGACACCCTGCTCCAGGAGGCAACAGACCTCGCGCGGAAGCTGGCCGACGGGCCCACCCGCGCCCATGCGGCACACAAGGCACTTCTCCAGGTCTGGGCCGCCAATGGGACCACGGCCGCAGACCAAGTGATGTTCGACCTCGCCATGCCGCTCTTCGAGACGCAGGACGCCAAGGCCGGACTCGCCTCCGCCGTCACGGCGTACAAGGCCGGCAGGCCGCGGCCCGCCCTCGAATTCCACGGTCGGTGA
- a CDS encoding alpha/beta hydrolase has product MTQRTDIAFTAEGGVTLRGWLFIPDGPGPHPAITMAHGYAGVKEHGLEQFAEAFAEDGFVVLLHDHRTFGASEGFPRQDVDPWQQIADWRRAISYLESRPEVDPDRIGLWGTSYAGGHALVLGATDRRPRCVVAQVPTISGYEQGLRRVPPDAAAGLEDAFAQDERAQFQGEAPRTQAIVSDDPAVPAAYRAKDAIDFYLQQLPPGAWENQVTLRSTRAARMYEPGAWISRVSPTPLLLVVADHDTVTVTDLALAAYERALQPKDLVLLPGGHFDPYLSRFEESSAAARDWFRRHLA; this is encoded by the coding sequence ATGACACAACGAACCGACATCGCCTTCACCGCGGAGGGTGGAGTCACTCTGCGCGGCTGGCTCTTCATCCCCGACGGCCCCGGCCCGCACCCGGCGATCACCATGGCCCACGGTTACGCGGGCGTGAAGGAACACGGGCTGGAGCAGTTCGCCGAGGCCTTCGCCGAGGACGGCTTCGTCGTCCTCCTCCACGACCACCGCACCTTCGGCGCCAGCGAGGGCTTCCCCCGCCAGGACGTGGACCCCTGGCAGCAGATCGCCGACTGGCGTCGCGCCATCTCCTATCTGGAGAGCCGACCCGAAGTCGACCCCGACCGGATAGGCCTGTGGGGCACCAGCTACGCCGGCGGCCACGCCCTCGTCCTGGGCGCCACCGACCGGCGCCCGCGGTGCGTGGTCGCCCAGGTGCCCACGATCAGCGGCTACGAGCAGGGCCTGCGCCGTGTCCCGCCGGACGCCGCCGCCGGCCTTGAAGACGCCTTCGCGCAAGACGAGCGAGCCCAGTTCCAGGGGGAGGCACCCCGTACACAGGCGATCGTCAGCGACGACCCCGCAGTGCCGGCGGCCTACCGGGCCAAGGACGCCATCGACTTCTACCTCCAGCAACTCCCGCCCGGCGCCTGGGAGAACCAGGTCACCCTGCGCTCCACCCGTGCCGCCCGCATGTACGAGCCGGGTGCCTGGATCAGCCGCGTCTCCCCCACGCCGCTGCTGCTCGTGGTCGCCGACCACGACACCGTCACGGTCACGGACCTGGCGCTCGCCGCCTACGAACGCGCGCTGCAGCCCAAGGATCTGGTCCTGCTGCCCGGCGGTCACTTCGACCCTTACCTCTCCCGGTTCGAGGAGTCGAGCGCGGCAGCCCGCGACTGGTTCCGCCGGCACCTGGCCTGA
- a CDS encoding ArsR/SmtB family transcription factor, with amino-acid sequence MASRTSSPLVHPDTDDLDLFKIMSALTDETRLTIVVTLSVSPGLACSGFTQDVTASVLTRHFRVLREAGLIRQHDVGTRRFNTLRKEDLDQRFPGLLDLVLKESVGRVEPYVNAECA; translated from the coding sequence ATGGCCAGCCGCACCTCATCCCCCCTCGTCCACCCCGACACGGACGACCTCGACCTCTTCAAGATCATGAGCGCGCTGACCGACGAGACACGGCTCACCATCGTCGTCACCCTCTCCGTCTCCCCCGGTCTGGCCTGCAGCGGCTTCACGCAGGACGTCACCGCGTCCGTACTCACCCGCCACTTCCGCGTCCTGCGCGAGGCCGGTCTCATCCGGCAGCACGATGTCGGCACCCGCCGTTTCAACACTCTGCGCAAGGAAGACCTGGACCAGCGCTTCCCCGGACTGCTCGACCTCGTCCTCAAGGAGAGCGTCGGCCGCGTGGAGCCTTACGTGAACGCCGAGTGCGCCTGA
- a CDS encoding aldehyde dehydrogenase family protein, producing the protein MTTTQATEPRTRRTETAAEVVGRLRATFNTGVTRGLDWRVSQLQRLRALLVENEQELIEALWADLRKNAAEAKTQEIDFTVADIDEALANLESWLQPRPVEVPAHFGPTTTAYTTYDPLGVVLVIAPWNFPLHLLIDPIIGALAAGNTVVAKPSEMSVHTSAVASRLLREYFDADVLTVVEGGAEETTALLAQRFDQIFYTGNGTVGRIVMAAAAKNLTPVTLELGGKSPVFVAPDTDVDETAKRLVGAKFGNAGQQCIAPDYVLADPATAAALVPALRAAVEAQFGTSPQTSAGFGRIINERHFDRLTALLDSGRAAVGGQRDRDDLFIAPTVLTDVDPASPVMQEEIFGPILAVVEVEDLDAAIAFINERDKPLALYAFTESEATKSRLVNETSSGGVAWGQPVMQLLMPGLPFGGVGESGMGRYHGRYSLETFSHLKGVADVPLN; encoded by the coding sequence ATGACCACAACACAGGCGACCGAGCCGAGGACGCGCCGGACCGAAACTGCCGCGGAGGTGGTCGGCCGTCTTCGTGCGACGTTCAACACCGGCGTCACCCGCGGACTGGACTGGCGCGTCAGCCAACTGCAGCGGCTGCGGGCACTGCTGGTCGAGAACGAGCAGGAGCTGATCGAAGCCCTCTGGGCTGACCTGAGGAAGAACGCCGCCGAGGCCAAGACTCAGGAGATCGACTTCACCGTCGCCGACATCGACGAGGCGCTGGCGAATCTCGAGAGCTGGCTTCAGCCTCGCCCGGTGGAGGTTCCTGCCCACTTCGGTCCCACGACAACGGCCTACACCACGTACGACCCGCTCGGGGTCGTCCTGGTGATCGCTCCGTGGAATTTCCCGCTGCACCTTCTCATCGACCCCATCATTGGCGCGCTGGCCGCCGGGAACACCGTGGTGGCCAAGCCGAGCGAGATGTCGGTGCACACCTCGGCGGTCGCTTCACGCCTGCTGCGTGAGTACTTCGACGCCGACGTGCTCACCGTCGTCGAAGGGGGCGCCGAGGAGACCACGGCCCTCCTGGCGCAGCGTTTCGACCAGATCTTCTACACCGGCAACGGCACGGTCGGCCGGATCGTCATGGCCGCGGCAGCCAAGAACCTCACCCCCGTCACGCTCGAACTCGGAGGCAAGTCACCGGTCTTCGTGGCGCCCGACACCGACGTGGACGAGACCGCCAAGCGGCTGGTCGGCGCCAAGTTCGGCAACGCGGGGCAGCAGTGCATAGCCCCCGACTATGTCCTGGCCGATCCTGCCACCGCCGCCGCACTGGTCCCCGCCCTGCGTGCGGCGGTCGAAGCTCAGTTCGGCACCAGCCCGCAGACCTCGGCCGGCTTCGGCCGGATCATCAACGAGCGGCACTTCGACCGGCTCACCGCTCTGCTGGACTCCGGCCGGGCGGCGGTGGGAGGCCAGCGCGACCGTGACGACCTGTTCATCGCACCGACGGTGCTCACCGATGTCGACCCCGCATCGCCGGTCATGCAGGAGGAGATCTTCGGTCCGATCCTCGCCGTCGTCGAAGTCGAAGACCTCGATGCCGCCATCGCCTTCATCAACGAACGCGACAAGCCCCTCGCGCTCTACGCCTTCACCGAGTCCGAGGCCACCAAGTCGCGCCTGGTGAACGAGACGTCCTCCGGCGGCGTCGCCTGGGGCCAGCCGGTGATGCAACTGCTCATGCCGGGACTGCCTTTCGGAGGCGTCGGCGAAAGCGGCATGGGCCGATACCACGGCCGGTACTCCCTCGAGACGTTCAGCCACCTCAAGGGCGTCGCGGACGTACCGCTCAACTAG
- a CDS encoding alkene reductase, whose translation MAVNISEVTPVPSLFSPVSLGKIELANRIVMAPLTRVRAGSSGIPGDLMVEYYRQRASVGMIITEGTYPDHASQGYVGEPGIATDEQAAGWQRVFEAVHAEGGHIVLQIMHAGRGTHPDINGDRRILAPSAIAIDNKTFTEKGEQPYPVPEAMTTAEIRAALEDFVAAARRAIEAGADGVEIHGANGYLLQEFLSPAANQRTDGYGGSPHNRARFVVEVVTAVAQAVGAERVGLRISPEVDLGDVFETDRDDVLATYGTLMDQLRPLGLAYLSVLHAEPGGDLVQELRRRFDGKLIVNSGPFGGQTTREQALQQIEADHADAVAVGRALIANPDLVERWQGGHPENEPRPELFYGPGAEGYTDYPFLEAA comes from the coding sequence ATGGCTGTGAATATTTCAGAAGTTACGCCCGTTCCATCACTCTTCTCCCCCGTCTCTCTCGGGAAGATCGAGCTCGCCAACCGCATCGTCATGGCACCGCTGACCCGGGTCCGGGCCGGTTCCTCCGGCATCCCCGGGGACCTCATGGTCGAGTACTACCGGCAGCGGGCGAGCGTCGGAATGATCATCACCGAGGGCACCTACCCCGACCACGCGTCGCAGGGGTATGTCGGTGAGCCGGGCATCGCCACCGACGAGCAGGCGGCCGGCTGGCAGCGGGTGTTCGAGGCGGTGCACGCCGAGGGCGGCCACATCGTCCTGCAGATCATGCACGCCGGCCGCGGCACCCACCCCGACATCAACGGCGACCGCCGCATCCTCGCCCCCAGCGCGATCGCCATCGACAATAAGACGTTCACCGAGAAGGGCGAGCAGCCCTACCCCGTACCGGAAGCGATGACCACCGCAGAGATCCGTGCAGCCCTGGAGGACTTCGTCGCCGCGGCCCGCCGGGCCATCGAGGCGGGAGCGGACGGCGTGGAAATCCACGGGGCCAACGGCTACCTGCTCCAGGAGTTCCTTTCCCCGGCGGCCAACCAGCGCACCGATGGATACGGCGGCTCGCCGCACAACCGCGCCCGCTTCGTCGTCGAGGTCGTCACGGCGGTCGCCCAGGCCGTCGGTGCCGAGCGGGTCGGGCTGCGGATCTCGCCGGAGGTCGACCTCGGGGACGTCTTCGAGACCGACCGGGACGACGTCCTGGCCACCTACGGCACCCTGATGGACCAACTGCGCCCGCTGGGCCTGGCCTACCTCTCCGTACTGCACGCCGAGCCGGGCGGCGACCTTGTGCAGGAGCTGCGGCGGCGCTTCGACGGCAAGCTGATTGTCAACAGCGGCCCCTTCGGGGGGCAGACCACCCGCGAGCAGGCGCTGCAGCAGATCGAGGCCGACCACGCCGACGCCGTGGCCGTGGGCCGGGCCCTCATCGCCAACCCCGACCTGGTCGAGCGCTGGCAGGGTGGCCACCCGGAGAACGAGCCGCGGCCGGAACTGTTCTACGGGCCGGGCGCCGAGGGCTACACCGACTACCCGTTCCTCGAAGCGGCTTGA